A genomic region of uncultured Paludibaculum sp. contains the following coding sequences:
- a CDS encoding GTP-binding protein, with product MQPNINTRPTLVLVGGFLGAGKTTLLLKAAEVLEGSGLRCALITNDQGGALVDTEFAQTKGLRTGEVTGGCFCCRLSDLVEAAAALAAHQPDVIFAEPVGSCIDISATILQPLKAYYSDQFHLAPFTVLADPEEYERMHAGDADPDLAYLYRHQLDEADLLCFSKADLCTAMPPGADYHLSAHTGEQVDAWLDAVLHQNRVAGAQTLQNVDYARYAEAEAALGWLNWRGDIRLARPLSPSLVAGPILDEIDAELTVAGIRIAHLKVLDRASTGYVKASLTRNGDEPGVDGDLTASFARDHTLTLNLRATGDPARMEEIVRTSVGRAGVWTNDHLQAFRPSPPKPERRMDHVVSVPGAGG from the coding sequence ATGCAACCCAACATCAACACTCGCCCGACTCTTGTCCTGGTAGGCGGATTCCTGGGCGCGGGCAAAACGACGCTGTTGCTGAAGGCGGCGGAGGTGCTGGAAGGCTCGGGACTGCGGTGCGCGCTCATTACGAACGACCAGGGCGGCGCATTGGTGGATACCGAGTTCGCCCAGACGAAGGGACTCAGGACGGGTGAGGTGACCGGCGGTTGCTTCTGCTGCCGCCTGTCGGATCTGGTGGAAGCAGCAGCCGCGCTGGCGGCTCACCAACCCGACGTGATCTTCGCCGAACCGGTAGGCAGTTGTATTGATATCTCCGCCACAATCCTGCAGCCCTTGAAGGCATACTATTCCGATCAGTTTCACCTGGCTCCGTTCACGGTTCTGGCGGATCCCGAGGAGTATGAGCGCATGCACGCCGGCGACGCCGACCCCGATCTCGCCTATCTCTACCGGCATCAACTGGATGAGGCCGACCTACTGTGCTTCAGCAAGGCGGACCTGTGCACGGCCATGCCACCGGGCGCCGATTACCATCTCAGTGCCCACACCGGTGAACAAGTGGATGCCTGGCTCGACGCCGTGCTGCACCAGAATCGAGTCGCGGGTGCACAAACTCTACAGAATGTGGACTATGCACGGTATGCCGAGGCGGAGGCCGCGTTGGGGTGGCTAAACTGGCGGGGCGACATCCGGTTGGCGAGACCATTGAGCCCGTCGTTGGTGGCTGGTCCGATTCTGGACGAGATCGATGCGGAGTTGACGGTGGCGGGCATTCGGATTGCGCACCTCAAGGTACTGGATCGCGCATCCACCGGCTATGTGAAGGCGAGCTTGACCCGGAACGGCGATGAACCGGGCGTGGACGGCGACCTGACGGCTTCGTTTGCGCGGGACCACACGCTCACCCTGAACCTGCGGGCGACCGGCGATCCGGCGCGGATGGAGGAGATCGTCCGGACCTCCGTAGGGCGTGCAGGGGTCTGGACGAACGACCATTTGCAGGCTTTCCGGCCCTCGCCGCCCAAGCCGGAACGGCGGATGGACCATGTCGTTTCGGTGCCGGGCGCGGGTGGGTAG
- a CDS encoding LacI family DNA-binding transcriptional regulator: MKRASIKDIARLANVSHSTVSRALSGSPLISPETVSRIRQIALESGYRPSAAARSLVTSRTSTIGVVVTSIADPFAAEVVLGIEDAANERDYSVLLANSNALPERELKVVHAFEERRVDGIIVTSSRVGAVYAEVLSQARVPIVLLNNQHPSEFMHSVMIDNFAASFAATRHLIDLGHKRIAYIGDRFGCQSDTERCGGYRAALEQAGLPFRPEFLVPGNGGPDGGATAMGSLLALPNLPTAVFCYNDMTAFGAMGAASARGLGIPSDLSIVGFDDLFFAQFSAPPLTTVRQPMRDMGRLAVENLLKLLAGDSAVPNANVPGELIVRHSTAPPKETN, translated from the coding sequence GTGAAACGCGCCTCCATCAAGGACATCGCCCGGCTCGCCAACGTCTCCCATTCCACTGTCTCCCGCGCCCTCAGTGGCAGTCCCCTCATCAGTCCGGAAACCGTCAGCCGGATTCGCCAGATCGCCCTGGAGTCGGGGTACCGCCCCAGCGCCGCCGCCCGCAGCCTGGTGACCAGCCGGACCTCCACCATCGGGGTGGTGGTCACCAGCATCGCCGACCCCTTTGCCGCCGAGGTGGTTCTCGGAATTGAGGACGCCGCCAACGAACGGGACTACTCCGTCCTCCTCGCCAACTCCAACGCCTTGCCGGAGCGGGAGTTAAAGGTCGTCCATGCCTTTGAGGAGCGCCGCGTCGACGGCATCATCGTCACCTCGTCCCGCGTGGGCGCCGTCTACGCCGAAGTACTTTCCCAAGCCCGTGTCCCCATTGTTCTGCTGAACAACCAGCATCCCAGCGAGTTCATGCATTCGGTGATGATCGACAACTTCGCGGCCAGCTTCGCGGCCACGCGGCACCTGATCGACCTTGGCCACAAGCGCATCGCGTACATCGGCGACCGCTTCGGCTGTCAATCGGACACCGAACGCTGCGGCGGTTATCGCGCGGCGCTGGAACAGGCAGGATTGCCGTTCCGGCCCGAGTTCCTGGTGCCCGGGAACGGCGGCCCTGACGGCGGCGCAACCGCCATGGGGTCGTTACTCGCGCTCCCGAATCTCCCCACCGCCGTCTTTTGCTACAACGACATGACCGCGTTCGGCGCCATGGGTGCCGCCAGCGCCCGCGGCCTGGGGATCCCGTCCGACCTCTCTATCGTCGGCTTCGACGACCTGTTCTTCGCGCAATTCTCGGCGCCGCCGCTCACCACGGTCCGTCAGCCTATGCGCGATATGGGCCGGCTCGCGGTCGAGAACCTTCTCAAACTGCTGGCGGGCGATTCCGCCGTTCCAAATGCAAATGTGCCTGGCGAACTGATCGTCCGCCATTCCACCGCCCCACCCAAGGAGACCAACTGA
- the iolB gene encoding 5-deoxy-glucuronate isomerase: MSLLVHPDPTGHKIETFGFELLAFKVVKLGQGETIQEETAGYELAIVPLGGVCAVSSPAGDFPVVGGRADVFSGLPHTLYLPIHTAFALTATTACDLAFCYTKAEESHPARLVTPADVRVEIRGGGNATRQINHMVQPSFPAHRILVCEVYTPSGNWSSYPPHKHDVHNPPGEVDLEEYYYYRIDKPEGYAIQKVYSADRRIDETLTVRDGELVLVPEGYHPVVAAHGYNAYYLNVLAGSARSMAASDDPDYAWVRDTWREQDPRLPLVR, encoded by the coding sequence ATGTCCCTGCTTGTACATCCGGACCCAACCGGCCATAAGATCGAGACTTTCGGATTTGAATTGCTGGCGTTTAAGGTAGTCAAACTCGGTCAGGGCGAGACCATCCAGGAAGAGACCGCCGGCTATGAACTGGCCATCGTCCCGCTGGGCGGCGTCTGCGCTGTCAGCTCGCCGGCCGGAGACTTCCCCGTCGTCGGCGGGCGCGCCGACGTCTTCAGTGGTCTGCCGCACACTCTCTATCTCCCGATCCATACGGCATTTGCCCTGACAGCTACCACGGCCTGTGACCTCGCCTTCTGCTACACGAAGGCGGAAGAGAGCCATCCGGCGCGCCTGGTGACGCCAGCGGACGTGCGCGTCGAGATTCGCGGCGGCGGTAACGCGACCAGGCAGATCAATCATATGGTCCAGCCCAGCTTTCCCGCCCATCGCATTCTGGTCTGTGAGGTGTATACGCCCAGCGGCAACTGGTCGAGCTATCCGCCCCACAAGCACGATGTCCACAATCCCCCTGGAGAAGTGGACCTCGAGGAGTATTACTACTACCGGATCGATAAGCCGGAAGGCTACGCCATCCAGAAGGTCTACAGCGCCGACCGGCGGATCGACGAAACGCTCACCGTGCGCGACGGTGAACTGGTACTGGTTCCGGAAGGGTACCACCCAGTGGTAGCCGCCCATGGCTACAACGCCTATTATTTGAACGTCCTCGCCGGATCGGCCCGCTCGATGGCTGCGTCCGACGATCCCGACTATGCCTGGGTCCGCGACACCTGGCGTGAACAGGACCCCCGGTTGCCACTGGTTCGTTAA
- the iolC gene encoding 5-dehydro-2-deoxygluconokinase yields the protein MDIAILGRIGYDLYSEEPHVPLPQVRRFSRYLGGSSANMAVGLSRLGASVGIISCLGNDSLSQFLLDFLKNEKVDTARVQTKPGFLPSLCLTEVAPPDRFPQVFYRHDAVDTLLTSQPGDLDYVAQARMFITNGTSLCASPSREATYRALERAHKAGCRVVLDVDFRAMSWPSPEEAGLAVRLALPFVDVLIGNQPELMLVAGEPTLEAATEKLRSVPVLVSKLGEQGTRVWTGSESVFLPPYKVEVCTTIGAGDGFASGFLYALLQGLPIEECLHYGNAAAAIVVSRLSCSEAMPTMAEVRALLNAQRSVATTPE from the coding sequence ATGGATATCGCGATTCTCGGCCGCATCGGCTACGACCTCTACTCAGAGGAACCGCACGTCCCACTGCCTCAGGTGAGGCGCTTCTCGCGCTACCTGGGCGGCTCCAGCGCGAACATGGCGGTGGGTTTGTCCCGCCTGGGCGCCAGCGTCGGCATTATCAGTTGCCTGGGCAACGACAGCCTGAGCCAGTTCCTCCTCGACTTCCTGAAGAACGAGAAGGTCGACACGGCCCGCGTGCAGACCAAGCCCGGATTTCTGCCCTCGCTGTGCCTCACCGAAGTGGCACCACCGGACCGCTTTCCGCAGGTCTTCTACCGCCACGACGCGGTCGACACGCTGCTGACTTCGCAGCCCGGCGACCTCGACTACGTCGCCCAAGCACGCATGTTCATCACTAACGGCACCTCGCTCTGCGCGTCGCCCTCGCGGGAGGCGACCTACCGGGCCCTGGAGCGTGCGCACAAGGCCGGATGCCGCGTCGTACTCGATGTCGACTTCCGCGCCATGTCGTGGCCCAGCCCCGAAGAGGCCGGCCTAGCCGTCCGTCTCGCGCTACCTTTTGTCGACGTCCTTATTGGGAATCAGCCGGAGCTGATGCTGGTGGCGGGCGAGCCGACGCTGGAGGCGGCCACGGAGAAGTTGCGCAGCGTGCCCGTGCTGGTGTCGAAACTGGGCGAACAGGGCACGCGTGTCTGGACCGGCAGTGAGTCTGTATTCCTGCCGCCCTACAAGGTGGAAGTCTGCACCACCATCGGCGCGGGCGACGGGTTTGCTTCGGGCTTCCTATATGCGCTGTTGCAGGGGCTACCCATCGAGGAGTGCCTGCACTACGGGAATGCGGCGGCGGCGATCGTCGTCAGCCGCCTCAGTTGCTCGGAAGCCATGCCTACTATGGCAGAGGTGCGGGCGCTGCTGAACGCGCAACGAAGTGTCGCGACGACGCCCGAGTGA
- a CDS encoding deoxyribose-phosphate aldolase, translated as MFSSHDYLTDAIMARLTETRVTDPECAWRAAQARHRRRCLVPSGKLNILAADHPARRVTKVGDNPIAMADRQDYLGRIVRVLSSDGIDGLMATMDLLEDLFILDACIRDAGGTSLLDGKVLIGSLNRGGLAGTSWELDDPITGPTPATCSAWRLDGAKLLLRIADEEPGSLKTMLASAQAINECNALRLPMFLEPLPVTRKDSGWSVVKERAALARIAGVASALGDSSRYLWLKLPYCEGYETVARSTSLPILLLGGESAGNPAPFLGELASAMQAGPNVRGALVGRNVLYPGDEDPLAMACAVGGIIHQSWTVDQALESLPANRGRGLDLLSRYF; from the coding sequence ATGTTTTCCAGCCACGACTACCTGACGGACGCCATTATGGCGCGGCTTACCGAGACTCGGGTCACCGATCCCGAATGCGCCTGGCGCGCGGCCCAGGCCCGCCATCGCCGCCGCTGCCTGGTGCCCAGCGGGAAGCTCAACATCCTGGCGGCCGACCACCCAGCACGCCGCGTCACCAAGGTGGGCGACAACCCCATCGCCATGGCCGACCGGCAGGACTACCTCGGCCGCATCGTGCGCGTTCTGTCGTCCGACGGCATTGACGGGCTGATGGCCACCATGGACCTGCTTGAGGACCTCTTCATCCTCGACGCCTGCATTCGCGACGCCGGCGGCACGTCGCTGCTGGACGGCAAAGTCCTCATCGGCAGCCTGAACCGCGGCGGGCTGGCCGGCACCTCGTGGGAGTTGGACGACCCTATTACCGGGCCCACGCCGGCCACTTGCTCGGCCTGGCGTCTGGACGGCGCGAAGCTATTGCTGCGCATCGCGGATGAGGAACCCGGGTCGCTCAAGACTATGCTCGCCAGCGCCCAGGCCATTAACGAGTGCAACGCCCTGCGCCTGCCGATGTTCCTGGAGCCGCTGCCAGTCACCAGAAAGGATTCGGGCTGGTCCGTCGTGAAAGAACGCGCGGCCCTGGCCCGCATCGCCGGTGTGGCCTCGGCCCTGGGCGACAGCAGCCGTTATCTGTGGCTGAAGCTGCCCTACTGCGAAGGCTACGAGACGGTGGCCCGTTCCACGTCGCTGCCCATCCTGCTGCTGGGGGGTGAATCGGCCGGCAACCCCGCGCCGTTCCTGGGGGAACTCGCCTCCGCCATGCAGGCTGGCCCCAATGTGCGCGGCGCCCTGGTGGGCCGCAACGTTCTCTATCCCGGCGACGAAGATCCGCTGGCCATGGCCTGCGCCGTCGGCGGCATCATCCATCAGTCCTGGACCGTCGACCAGGCACTCGAATCTCTCCCGGCAAACCGCGGCCGCGGACTCGACCTGCTCTCGCGGTACTTCTGA
- the iolD gene encoding 3D-(3,5/4)-trihydroxycyclohexane-1,2-dione acylhydrolase (decyclizing) — translation METRRVTMAQALLGFLKNQYVERDGVENRFFEGAWGIFGHGIIAGFGQALQQNPDFPYHMCRNEQAAVHIATAFAKARMRMSTFACLSSIGPGATNMITGAATATINRIPVLLLPGDIFARRNVAPVLQQIESEQGQDFSVNDCFKPVSRYWDRINRPDQLPCSVVEAMRVLTSPAHTGAVTLALPQDVQAEAWDFPVEMFEKRVWHIARAVPEPVMLARAAEWIRQAKRPIIVAGGGVLYSVASGALSSFAQRTGIPIGETQAGKGSLPFDHVQNLGAVGVTGTPGANIAAREADLVIAIGTRLSDFTTASKTAFQNPNVRFINLNVAEFDAFKHGGLPLVADARVALEQLEAAVAGYHVDAAYSAAIAQWKALWEEETDRIYNIQHGPPISQGEVVGAVSRVAQPQDVVLNAAGSLPGDLHKLWRTSQPGGYHMEYGYSCMGYEIAGGLGVKMADPSREVYVMVGDASFLMMSSEIASSIQEGSKLNIIVLDNHGYSSIGGLSKAIGSGGFGTNYRCRTASGSFDGENVPVDFAALCSGLGARTVRVTTRAELEKALADMRTHTTTTAVVVEVDKEMRVPGYESWWDVQVAEVSEIESVRQARAEYEQAVKKERRHEIAASR, via the coding sequence ATGGAAACACGACGAGTCACGATGGCACAGGCCCTGCTGGGCTTCCTCAAGAATCAGTACGTTGAGCGCGACGGTGTGGAAAATCGCTTCTTCGAGGGCGCCTGGGGCATCTTCGGGCACGGCATCATCGCCGGTTTCGGCCAGGCCCTGCAGCAGAACCCGGACTTCCCCTATCACATGTGCCGGAACGAGCAGGCCGCCGTGCACATCGCCACAGCCTTCGCCAAGGCGCGCATGCGCATGTCGACCTTCGCCTGCCTCTCCTCCATTGGGCCGGGCGCCACGAACATGATCACCGGCGCCGCCACGGCGACGATCAACCGTATTCCCGTGCTGCTGCTGCCAGGCGACATCTTCGCACGGCGGAACGTGGCTCCGGTGCTGCAACAGATCGAGTCGGAGCAGGGCCAGGACTTCTCAGTGAACGACTGTTTCAAGCCCGTGTCGCGCTACTGGGATCGCATCAACCGGCCCGACCAGTTGCCATGCTCCGTCGTGGAAGCGATGCGCGTATTGACGTCGCCCGCCCACACCGGCGCGGTGACGCTGGCCTTGCCCCAGGACGTGCAAGCCGAAGCGTGGGACTTCCCTGTGGAGATGTTCGAAAAGCGCGTGTGGCACATCGCCCGCGCCGTGCCGGAACCGGTGATGCTGGCCCGTGCGGCGGAGTGGATCCGGCAGGCGAAGCGCCCCATCATCGTGGCCGGCGGAGGCGTCCTCTATAGCGTGGCGAGTGGCGCACTTTCCAGCTTTGCTCAACGCACCGGGATCCCCATTGGCGAGACGCAGGCGGGCAAGGGTTCCCTGCCCTTCGACCATGTCCAGAACCTCGGCGCCGTCGGCGTCACCGGCACACCAGGCGCCAACATCGCGGCCCGCGAGGCCGACCTCGTCATCGCCATTGGAACTCGCCTCAGCGACTTCACCACGGCCTCGAAGACCGCCTTCCAGAATCCAAACGTCCGGTTCATCAACCTGAATGTCGCCGAGTTTGATGCATTCAAGCACGGCGGCTTGCCGTTGGTCGCCGACGCGCGCGTGGCTCTCGAACAACTGGAGGCGGCTGTCGCCGGCTACCACGTCGACGCAGCCTATTCCGCCGCCATCGCGCAGTGGAAGGCGCTTTGGGAGGAAGAGACCGATCGCATCTACAACATCCAGCACGGCCCGCCCATCAGCCAGGGCGAGGTGGTGGGCGCTGTCAGCCGTGTCGCGCAACCGCAGGATGTCGTGCTGAATGCCGCGGGCAGCCTGCCGGGCGACCTGCACAAGCTGTGGCGCACCAGCCAACCGGGCGGCTATCACATGGAGTACGGCTACTCGTGCATGGGCTACGAGATCGCCGGCGGCCTGGGTGTGAAGATGGCCGACCCGTCGCGCGAAGTGTATGTGATGGTGGGCGACGCGTCGTTTCTCATGATGTCGTCCGAGATCGCCTCCTCGATCCAGGAGGGCTCCAAGCTCAACATCATCGTGCTCGACAACCACGGGTACTCCAGCATCGGCGGCCTCTCGAAGGCCATCGGCTCGGGCGGCTTCGGTACGAACTATCGCTGCCGCACGGCCAGTGGCAGCTTCGACGGCGAGAACGTTCCGGTGGACTTCGCGGCGCTGTGCTCTGGTCTGGGCGCCCGCACGGTTCGAGTGACAACGCGTGCGGAGTTGGAGAAGGCCCTGGCCGATATGCGCACACACACAACCACCACGGCCGTCGTCGTCGAGGTCGATAAAGAGATGCGCGTGCCCGGCTACGAATCGTGGTGGGACGTGCAGGTGGCGGAAGTCTCGGAGATTGAAAGTGTCCGCCAGGCTCGTGCCGAGTACGAGCAGGCGGTGAAGAAGGAGCGGCGGCACGAGATCGCCGCATCAAGGTAA
- a CDS encoding CoA-acylating methylmalonate-semialdehyde dehydrogenase, whose protein sequence is MLNSEVLNYIGGAWCRPLSGAGLPVINPATGETLAVSPAGGPEDVEAAVQAAATAFPEWRAIPPAERIQYLFRFKQLLEDHFDEIARIVTTENGKTLAESRGELRRGVENVEVACGIPILMQGYNLEDVARGIDELMFRQPLGVVAAITPFNFPAMIPLWFLPYAIACGNTLVVKPSDRVPFSMIRIVELLHETGLPAGVVNLVNGGKTAVDALLDHPAVQAISFVGSTPVARYIYARASANGKRVQCQGGAKNHVVILPDADPETTTQIIADSAYGCAGQRCLAVSVAVTVGDAQQWFRDSITRTAASMKIGDGLATGIQMGPVISQASRQRIQSLIATGTGQGAKAAVDGRDAVAAGLENGTFVGPTVLDGVPAGSDLADTEIFGPVLSLIHAADVDEAMAIISRSAYGNASSIFTSSGAAARKFRNQIPTGNVGVNIGVAAPMAYFPFSGWKGSFLGVLHAQGRDAVEFYTDKKVVIERWPREWSRKF, encoded by the coding sequence ATGCTTAACAGCGAAGTTCTGAACTACATCGGCGGTGCCTGGTGCCGCCCCCTCTCGGGAGCCGGCCTCCCTGTGATCAACCCGGCCACAGGAGAAACCCTGGCGGTCTCGCCCGCCGGTGGTCCGGAAGATGTCGAAGCAGCCGTGCAGGCCGCCGCGACCGCCTTCCCCGAATGGCGCGCCATACCTCCGGCCGAGAGGATCCAATATCTCTTCCGCTTCAAGCAACTGCTGGAAGACCACTTCGACGAGATCGCCCGCATCGTCACCACCGAGAACGGCAAGACGCTGGCCGAGTCGCGCGGCGAACTGCGGCGCGGAGTGGAGAACGTCGAAGTCGCCTGTGGGATTCCCATCCTGATGCAGGGTTACAACCTGGAGGACGTCGCCCGAGGGATCGATGAGCTGATGTTTCGCCAGCCGCTGGGCGTCGTCGCCGCGATCACTCCGTTTAACTTCCCGGCGATGATCCCGCTGTGGTTCCTGCCCTACGCTATCGCCTGCGGAAATACCTTGGTCGTGAAACCGTCCGACCGCGTGCCGTTCTCGATGATCCGCATCGTCGAACTGCTGCATGAGACCGGGCTGCCCGCCGGGGTCGTCAACCTCGTGAACGGCGGCAAGACGGCCGTGGATGCGCTGCTGGATCATCCCGCGGTGCAAGCCATCAGCTTTGTCGGATCCACTCCAGTGGCCCGCTACATCTACGCGCGTGCCTCGGCCAACGGCAAGCGGGTCCAGTGCCAGGGCGGCGCCAAGAACCATGTAGTTATCCTGCCCGACGCCGATCCGGAAACCACCACGCAGATCATCGCCGACAGCGCCTATGGTTGCGCCGGTCAGCGCTGCCTGGCGGTTTCGGTCGCGGTGACAGTGGGTGACGCTCAACAGTGGTTCCGCGATTCCATCACGCGCACCGCCGCCTCGATGAAGATCGGAGACGGGCTCGCGACGGGCATCCAGATGGGCCCCGTGATCTCTCAGGCCAGCCGGCAGCGGATCCAGTCACTCATTGCCACCGGCACCGGGCAGGGCGCGAAGGCGGCCGTCGATGGACGCGATGCCGTCGCGGCGGGCCTTGAGAACGGCACCTTTGTGGGACCCACGGTGCTGGATGGCGTCCCGGCCGGAAGCGATCTGGCCGACACCGAGATCTTCGGACCCGTGTTGAGCCTGATCCACGCCGCCGACGTCGACGAAGCCATGGCCATCATCTCGCGAAGCGCCTATGGCAACGCCTCGTCCATCTTCACCTCCAGCGGAGCCGCGGCGCGCAAGTTCCGCAACCAGATCCCCACCGGCAACGTGGGCGTGAACATCGGTGTGGCCGCACCCATGGCCTACTTCCCCTTCAGCGGGTGGAAGGGCAGCTTCCTGGGTGTGCTGCACGCGCAGGGGCGCGATGCGGTGGAGTTCTATACCGACAAGAAGGTTGTGATCGAGCGCTGGCCCAGGGAGTGGAGCAGGAAGTTCTAG
- a CDS encoding TIM barrel protein has product MATLKVGNAPCSWGTLEFEAAQGEQIGYGRMLDELAATGYTGTELGDWGYMPTDPAALSAELSRRGLVMLGAFVPVAMKYRSAHKPGVDLAVKTARLLAAVGTDPKPFLVLADDNGSVPERTLNAGRVTPSMGLSDDEWRVFAEGANLVARTVLAETGLRTVFHHHCAGYVETPDEIARLLELTDPQALGLVFDTGHYAYGSNGADTVAALERFKDRVWYIHFKDCHPGVAAAARDQGWDYFQALRHGVFCELGQGCVDFPAAMRWLRETGYDGYTLVEQDVLPAWARRRRARAATANTCAVSNRISPKY; this is encoded by the coding sequence ATGGCAACGTTGAAGGTTGGTAACGCCCCATGCTCGTGGGGCACTCTTGAGTTCGAGGCGGCGCAGGGTGAGCAGATCGGCTATGGCCGCATGCTGGATGAGCTCGCCGCCACCGGTTACACCGGCACCGAGTTGGGTGACTGGGGCTACATGCCTACCGACCCGGCCGCCCTTTCGGCCGAGCTGTCGCGGCGTGGTCTGGTGATGCTGGGGGCCTTTGTGCCCGTGGCCATGAAGTACCGGTCCGCGCACAAACCAGGGGTCGACCTGGCGGTGAAGACGGCGCGGCTGCTGGCCGCGGTTGGGACAGACCCGAAGCCATTCCTGGTTCTGGCGGATGACAACGGATCGGTGCCGGAGCGCACTCTCAACGCCGGCCGCGTCACCCCGTCGATGGGTCTGAGCGACGACGAGTGGAGGGTGTTCGCGGAGGGCGCGAATCTGGTGGCGCGCACTGTGCTGGCTGAAACCGGCCTGCGCACGGTCTTCCATCATCACTGCGCCGGCTACGTCGAGACGCCGGATGAGATCGCGCGACTGCTCGAGTTGACCGATCCACAGGCGCTGGGCCTGGTGTTCGACACAGGCCACTACGCCTACGGCTCGAACGGCGCGGATACCGTAGCCGCCCTCGAACGTTTCAAAGACCGCGTCTGGTACATCCACTTTAAGGACTGCCATCCCGGCGTCGCCGCGGCCGCGCGCGATCAAGGCTGGGACTATTTCCAAGCCCTGCGCCATGGTGTCTTCTGTGAGCTGGGTCAGGGTTGTGTCGACTTCCCCGCCGCTATGCGCTGGCTCAGGGAGACCGGCTACGACGGCTACACGCTGGTGGAACAGGACGTCCTGCCGGCATGGGCGCGCCGGCGGAGAGCGCGCGCCGCAACCGCGAATACCTGCGCGGTATCGAATCGAATTTCTCCTAAGTACTAA
- the iolG gene encoding inositol 2-dehydrogenase gives MNKRLNIGIIGAGRIGKVHAESLAFRIPEAHPAMITDVNIEAARDAAERFGIPLVAADAAAILADATIDAVLICSSTNTHADLIVDAARAGKHIFCEKPVDHGLERIDKALEAVQAAGVKLQIGFNRRFDTNFARARAAVASGEIGTPQMIHIISRDPAPPPASYVKVSGGMFLDMTIHDFDMARFLIGDEVEEIYTAAGVMVDPAIGAEGDVDTAVITLRFRNGVIGTIDNSRKAVYGYDQRVEVFGSAGSIATANRYANQAVLSTVESIHQDLPMNFFMDRYTDSFVSELRCFVQAVLEDKPTPVAGIDGRIPVVMALAARKSYDERRPVRLEEIGTLAHA, from the coding sequence ATGAATAAGAGACTCAACATTGGCATTATCGGCGCCGGCCGCATCGGCAAGGTGCACGCCGAGTCGCTTGCCTTCCGCATCCCCGAAGCACACCCGGCCATGATCACGGACGTCAATATTGAGGCGGCCCGCGACGCGGCCGAGCGCTTCGGCATCCCTCTCGTAGCAGCCGATGCCGCCGCGATTCTCGCCGATGCCACCATCGACGCCGTACTGATCTGCTCGTCAACAAACACACACGCCGACCTCATCGTCGACGCCGCCCGGGCCGGCAAGCACATCTTCTGTGAGAAGCCCGTCGATCACGGTCTGGAGCGCATCGACAAAGCACTGGAGGCTGTGCAGGCAGCGGGCGTGAAGCTCCAGATTGGTTTCAATCGGCGGTTTGACACGAACTTCGCGCGTGCCCGCGCGGCCGTCGCCAGCGGCGAAATCGGTACGCCGCAGATGATCCACATCATCAGCCGCGATCCAGCGCCGCCGCCGGCGTCGTACGTGAAGGTATCCGGCGGCATGTTCCTCGACATGACGATTCACGACTTCGACATGGCCCGTTTCCTTATCGGTGACGAGGTGGAAGAGATCTACACGGCGGCGGGCGTCATGGTCGATCCTGCCATTGGCGCGGAAGGAGATGTCGACACGGCCGTGATTACGCTGCGCTTCCGCAATGGGGTTATCGGCACCATCGACAACAGCCGCAAGGCGGTCTATGGTTACGACCAGCGCGTGGAGGTCTTCGGCAGCGCGGGCTCGATCGCGACGGCCAACCGCTACGCCAATCAGGCAGTGCTCAGCACCGTGGAGTCGATTCATCAGGACCTGCCGATGAACTTCTTCATGGACCGCTACACGGACAGCTTCGTCAGCGAATTGCGCTGCTTCGTGCAGGCTGTTCTGGAGGACAAACCCACGCCCGTGGCCGGCATCGACGGGCGCATTCCAGTGGTGATGGCCCTGGCGGCGCGGAAGTCGTACGACGAGCGGCGACCGGTGCGATTGGAAGAGATCGGCACTCTGGCACACGCGTAA